AGTGGGACGATGCCGCAGTCCGTGCCGATGTCCGCGGGTTCGTCGCCGAGCAGCTCGGTGATGCCGACGCGGTGCTGGTCATCGACGAGACCGGTGATCTGATGAAGGGCCGGCACACCGTCGGAGTCCAGCGGCAGTACTCCGGCACGGCCGGGAAGATCGAGAACTGCCAGCTTGCCGTGCATCTGGTCTACGCCACCGAAACTGTCCACGCGATGCTGGACGCAGCCCTCTACCTGCCCAAATCCTGGTGCGATGACCCGCAGCGGCGGTCCGAGGCGGGTGTCCCCGAACAGGTGCGGTTCGCGACCAAGCCGCAACTGGCAACCCGGATGATCGAGGCCGCGGTCCTTGCCGGGTTGCCCTGCCGCTGGGTGGCCGGCGACGAAGCCTACGGCGGCGACCCGCGCTTGGCCGCCAAGCTGCGCACGCTGCGATTGGGCTACGTCCTGGCGGTGGCCCGTTCATATCAGGTGGCCACCGGTCTGGGCGTCTATCGCGCTGATGTGCTGGCCGCCGGACTCCCCGCTTCGGCTTGGCAGCGGATGTCGGCCGGCCCCGGCGCTAAAGGCCACCGCTACTACGACTGGTCTTTCACCGCCCTGCCTCACGCCGCGGACAGCCACGGCGGGCAGCATTGGCTGCTGATTCGCCGCAACCGCACCACCGGCGAGCTGGCCTTTTATCGTTGCTGGTCACCCGAACTCACCGCGCTGCGCACCCTGGTCACGGTTGCCGGGCGTCGATGGAAGATCGAAGAGTCGTTCCAAGCCGCCAAGACCGGCCTCGGTCTGGACCAGCACC
The nucleotide sequence above comes from Micromonospora sp. NBC_00389. Encoded proteins:
- a CDS encoding IS701 family transposase translates to MLTIGRRFRRPEPRRRVGDLVRGLLAPLPRKNCWTIAEHAGDAGPDGMQDLLTRVKWDDAAVRADVRGFVAEQLGDADAVLVIDETGDLMKGRHTVGVQRQYSGTAGKIENCQLAVHLVYATETVHAMLDAALYLPKSWCDDPQRRSEAGVPEQVRFATKPQLATRMIEAAVLAGLPCRWVAGDEAYGGDPRLAAKLRTLRLGYVLAVARSYQVATGLGVYRADVLAAGLPASAWQRMSAGPGAKGHRYYDWSFTALPHAADSHGGQHWLLIRRNRTTGELAFYRCWSPELTALRTLVTVAGRRWKIEESFQAAKTGLGLDQHQHRRWTSWHRWTTLAILAHAFLAAATAHRDRPDPIGLIPLTVNELRHLFHVLIIEPARRRTDPLHWSIRRRRHQARARNSHYARQALIEP